One stretch of Thermanaerosceptrum fracticalcis DNA includes these proteins:
- a CDS encoding 4-hydroxyphenylacetate 3-hydroxylase family protein: protein MPLKTKEEYIESLRKMKFKLYLFGERVENIVDNPIVRPSMNSVAMTYELAHDPQYEDLMTATSSLTGKKINRFCHLHQSHDDLVKKVKMLRLLGQKTASCFQRCVGMDAINAVDSTTYEIDQKYGTEYHKRFRNWLLKMQENDWTVDGAMTDPKGDRSLSPSQQKDPDMFVHVIEERKDGIIVRGAKCHQTGALNSHEILIMPTIAMGEADKDYAISFALPADSEGIIYIYGRQSCDTRKLEEGTMDLGNAQFGGHESLVILDNVFVPWERVFMYKEYDFSGMLVERFAGYHRQSYGGCKVGVGDVLIGAAALAADYNGASKASHIKDKLIEMTHLNETLYACGIACSCQGRPTATGTYLIDLLLANVCKQNVTRFPYEIARLAEDIAGGLMVTMPSEKDLKNPEIGHYVEKYLRGVFEIPTEHRLRILRLIENLTLGTAAVGYRTESMHGAGSPQAQRIVISRQANFNAKKELAKKIAGITE, encoded by the coding sequence ATGCCCTTAAAAACAAAAGAAGAGTATATTGAATCTTTGCGAAAAATGAAGTTTAAGCTTTATCTCTTCGGTGAAAGGGTCGAAAACATTGTAGACAATCCCATCGTCCGCCCTTCCATGAATTCGGTGGCTATGACCTATGAACTGGCCCATGACCCCCAATATGAAGACTTGATGACGGCTACCTCCAGTCTCACCGGAAAGAAGATAAACCGCTTCTGTCACCTGCATCAAAGCCATGATGACCTGGTTAAAAAAGTAAAAATGCTCCGTCTCTTAGGTCAAAAGACAGCCTCCTGCTTCCAGCGCTGCGTGGGGATGGATGCCATAAATGCCGTAGACAGCACTACTTACGAAATAGATCAGAAATACGGCACAGAATACCACAAGCGTTTCCGCAACTGGCTATTAAAAATGCAGGAAAACGACTGGACAGTGGACGGGGCCATGACTGATCCCAAAGGAGACCGGAGTCTTTCTCCTTCGCAGCAGAAAGATCCCGATATGTTTGTCCATGTTATAGAAGAAAGAAAAGACGGTATTATTGTGAGAGGCGCCAAGTGCCATCAGACCGGAGCCCTAAACTCCCACGAAATCCTGATTATGCCCACCATTGCCATGGGTGAAGCAGACAAGGACTATGCCATATCTTTTGCCCTTCCTGCAGACAGCGAAGGCATAATCTATATTTACGGACGCCAATCCTGCGACACCCGGAAACTAGAAGAGGGAACCATGGACTTGGGCAACGCCCAATTCGGGGGACATGAATCTCTGGTAATTCTGGACAATGTATTTGTACCCTGGGAAAGGGTCTTTATGTATAAAGAATATGACTTCTCCGGGATGCTTGTAGAGCGTTTTGCCGGCTATCACCGTCAGAGCTACGGCGGCTGCAAGGTAGGTGTAGGCGATGTCCTCATCGGGGCAGCAGCCCTGGCCGCAGACTATAACGGAGCCAGCAAAGCCAGCCACATTAAGGATAAGCTTATTGAAATGACCCACCTGAATGAAACTCTCTACGCCTGTGGTATCGCCTGCTCCTGCCAGGGCCGCCCCACAGCTACGGGAACCTATCTCATTGACCTGCTCCTGGCCAATGTTTGTAAGCAAAACGTTACCCGCTTCCCCTATGAAATTGCCCGCCTGGCTGAAGATATCGCCGGCGGACTGATGGTCACCATGCCTTCGGAAAAAGACCTGAAAAACCCGGAAATTGGCCACTATGTGGAAAAATACCTTAGAGGCGTTTTTGAAATTCCTACAGAACACCGGCTCCGTATCCTGCGCCTCATCGAAAACCTCACTTTGGGAACGGCGGCCGTGGGCTATCGTACTGAATCCATGCATGGCGCCGGGTCTCCCCAGGCCCAACGTATCGTCATCTCCCGCCAGGCCAATTTCAATGCTAAAAAAGAACTGGCCAAAAAAATAGCAGGTATTACGGAGTAG
- a CDS encoding acetyl-CoA hydrolase/transferase family protein: MFWRNRITSAENAIKAIQSGSRVVIGHACGEPQTLVEAMVAQAERLENVEIVHMVAMGKAKYCQPGMERHFRHNALFVGGSTRKAVQEGRADYTPCFFSEIPRLFTNGCLPVDVALIQVSKPDNHGYCSFGVSVDYTRPAALAAKTVIAEVNEEMPRTLGDCFIHVSQIDYIVETSVPLIELPKPEISQVEEKIGYHVAQLVEDGSTLQLGIGAIPDAVLLFLKDKKDLGIHTEMFSDGVVELVEAGVITNAAKTLHPGKIVANFLMGTKKLYDFVNDNPMVEMYSVDYTNDPFVIAKNHKMVSINSALQVDLTGQVCADTIGYKQYSGVGGQVDFVRGASRSPGGKSVIALPSTAMGGKLSRIVTSLDEGASVTTSRNDVHFVVTEYGIADLRGKSLRQRAAALIQIAHPNFRENLSKTFKNRFN; the protein is encoded by the coding sequence ATGTTTTGGAGAAACAGAATTACTTCAGCAGAAAATGCCATTAAAGCCATTCAATCAGGGTCTCGGGTGGTCATCGGTCATGCTTGCGGCGAACCCCAAACCCTGGTTGAAGCCATGGTAGCCCAGGCTGAGCGCCTGGAGAATGTGGAAATCGTCCATATGGTAGCAATGGGTAAAGCCAAGTACTGCCAGCCCGGAATGGAAAGGCACTTTCGCCATAATGCCCTGTTCGTAGGCGGTTCTACCCGGAAAGCCGTACAGGAAGGCAGGGCAGACTATACTCCCTGCTTCTTTTCAGAAATACCCCGCCTCTTTACTAACGGCTGCCTGCCCGTTGATGTAGCTCTTATCCAAGTCTCCAAACCTGATAATCACGGCTACTGCAGTTTCGGCGTCTCGGTAGATTATACCCGGCCTGCGGCTCTGGCTGCCAAAACCGTCATCGCCGAAGTTAACGAAGAGATGCCCCGGACCTTAGGAGACTGCTTTATCCATGTTTCCCAAATAGACTATATTGTAGAAACTTCTGTTCCCCTCATTGAGCTTCCCAAACCCGAAATTTCCCAAGTGGAAGAAAAAATCGGCTACCACGTGGCCCAGCTTGTAGAAGATGGTTCTACCCTGCAGTTGGGAATTGGGGCCATACCTGATGCCGTACTTCTCTTCCTCAAGGATAAAAAAGATTTGGGCATCCATACAGAAATGTTTTCTGACGGAGTAGTGGAACTGGTTGAAGCAGGGGTCATAACAAACGCCGCAAAAACTTTGCACCCAGGTAAAATCGTAGCCAATTTTCTGATGGGCACAAAAAAACTTTACGACTTTGTAAATGACAATCCCATGGTGGAAATGTATTCGGTAGATTATACCAATGATCCCTTCGTGATTGCAAAGAACCATAAAATGGTTTCCATCAATTCCGCTCTCCAGGTGGACCTGACAGGTCAGGTCTGTGCAGATACTATTGGGTATAAGCAGTACAGCGGCGTGGGAGGTCAGGTGGATTTCGTACGGGGCGCCAGCCGTTCGCCTGGGGGCAAATCAGTTATTGCTCTTCCTTCCACTGCCATGGGTGGGAAACTCTCCCGGATTGTCACCTCTCTAGACGAGGGTGCCTCCGTCACCACATCCCGTAATGATGTACATTTTGTAGTAACCGAGTACGGCATTGCCGATTTACGCGGCAAGAGTTTACGTCAAAGGGCGGCAGCATTAATACAAATCGCCCACCCGAATTTCCGGGAAAACCTCTCTAAAACCTTTAAAAACAGGTTTAACTAA
- a CDS encoding sigma-54 interaction domain-containing protein, whose protein sequence is MVLGRHIKEILVNTGLLEVMRTGQAQAGQKLTIGDRTFITNRTPIYKDGEIIGAIGVFQDISDLDSISRELRSVREISEELDAIIESSYDGIYVTDGVGVTIRVNKAYERITGVLAKEVIGRNMKDLVKEGFFDQSVTLIVLEKKQPATIMQEIKKTGKQVIVTGNPVYNSEGKIVRVVTNVRDITELNTLKSQLEKTQNLSQRYYSELQHLRSQQMDLEGMIVVSPEMKTIIEKVKRISQVESTVLIMGESGVGKENIAKLIHRCSPRFEGPFIKINCGAIPENLLESELFGYETGAFTGAKKGGKPGLVELANGGSLFLDEIGELGLAMQVKLLRLLQEKEFIRVGGTQTQLANIRIIAATNKDLKAMVQEKHFQEDLYYRLNVVPIYIPPLRDEISENDLPEHIKGQISPGEKKVKTLEQIVAEIEEDAISKALERNKNMEKAAHALGIHRTTLLRKARKYGITISGS, encoded by the coding sequence CTGGTCCTCGGCAGACATATTAAAGAAATTTTGGTTAATACGGGTCTTTTGGAAGTAATGAGAACAGGCCAAGCCCAAGCAGGTCAGAAACTGACTATCGGGGACCGGACCTTTATTACCAACAGGACCCCAATCTATAAAGACGGGGAAATCATTGGGGCTATCGGTGTCTTTCAGGACATCTCCGACCTGGATTCAATTTCCCGGGAACTCAGGTCGGTGCGGGAAATAAGCGAGGAGTTGGACGCAATAATTGAATCATCCTACGACGGCATCTATGTTACCGACGGTGTAGGTGTAACTATCCGGGTGAATAAAGCCTATGAACGAATTACCGGTGTGTTAGCCAAAGAAGTAATAGGGCGTAACATGAAAGATTTAGTCAAAGAAGGTTTCTTTGATCAGTCTGTTACCCTCATCGTCCTGGAAAAGAAGCAGCCCGCCACCATCATGCAGGAAATAAAGAAAACCGGGAAACAAGTGATTGTCACGGGAAATCCTGTCTACAATTCCGAAGGAAAAATTGTTCGCGTAGTAACAAATGTTCGTGATATTACGGAACTTAACACTTTAAAAAGTCAACTGGAAAAGACCCAGAATCTTTCCCAACGTTACTACTCCGAACTCCAGCACTTGAGAAGCCAGCAAATGGACCTGGAAGGGATGATTGTAGTCAGCCCCGAGATGAAAACTATTATCGAAAAAGTGAAACGGATCAGCCAGGTTGAATCTACCGTCTTAATCATGGGAGAGTCCGGTGTGGGAAAAGAAAATATCGCCAAACTCATTCACCGTTGCAGTCCCAGGTTTGAGGGGCCTTTTATTAAAATCAACTGCGGAGCTATCCCGGAAAACCTATTAGAGTCTGAACTCTTTGGTTACGAAACGGGCGCTTTCACAGGAGCCAAAAAAGGTGGCAAACCAGGACTAGTTGAACTGGCCAACGGGGGTTCTTTGTTTCTTGATGAAATTGGTGAGTTAGGCTTAGCCATGCAGGTTAAACTCCTGCGCCTTCTGCAGGAAAAGGAATTTATCCGGGTAGGAGGCACACAAACCCAGTTAGCCAATATACGGATTATTGCTGCAACCAATAAAGATTTAAAAGCCATGGTCCAGGAAAAGCATTTCCAGGAAGATCTATATTATCGCCTCAATGTGGTCCCTATTTATATTCCTCCCCTCCGGGATGAGATTTCGGAGAACGACCTGCCGGAACACATCAAAGGGCAAATCTCTCCGGGCGAAAAAAAGGTGAAAACCCTCGAACAAATAGTGGCCGAGATCGAAGAGGACGCTATCTCCAAGGCCTTAGAACGCAACAAAAATATGGAAAAAGCTGCCCACGCTCTAGGGATTCACAGGACTACCCTTCTCCGCAAAGCCAGGAAGTATGGCATCACTATTAGCGGTTCCTAG
- the istA gene encoding IS21 family transposase, with amino-acid sequence MIGMVDKEYIRKKYYIEGWSIRKISRNLHVARQTVRKALQNSEIPKYQLSQEKPCPVLDPYKEIIREWLELDKTQPEKQQHTARRIYHRLCEEYDYTGSETTVRRYVRIVKNELNEAYVPLTADWGEQAQVDWGRAKVYINGKLTEVSLFCLRLKASLVSFVWASPTEKLEGFLEGHRRAFEWLGGIPWNLVYDNPKTAVTKILKGPYREEHKHFSSLRAHYLFDSEFCNPHSGNEKGTVENLVKYVRQNALVPVPEVNSLDELNSMLLNWCEKQRQLRIKDWEQERQELRPLPSAPFKCSSTHMISVSKLLLFQFSRNYYSVPIEYAHRKLRVEAFVDRLEIYDSTKLVAIHDRCYDRGEKIMKLEHYLPILAAKPRAVKNEKTLA; translated from the coding sequence ATGATCGGAATGGTCGATAAAGAGTATATCAGAAAAAAGTATTACATTGAAGGGTGGTCCATACGAAAGATTAGCCGGAATCTACACGTGGCCCGGCAGACAGTAAGAAAAGCCCTTCAAAACTCAGAAATACCGAAATACCAACTATCCCAAGAAAAGCCCTGTCCCGTATTAGACCCATATAAAGAAATAATTAGGGAATGGCTAGAACTAGATAAAACCCAACCCGAAAAACAACAACATACAGCCAGGAGGATATATCACCGCCTTTGTGAAGAATATGACTATACAGGAAGCGAAACAACAGTACGGAGATATGTCAGAATAGTGAAAAATGAACTCAATGAAGCCTATGTGCCTCTAACAGCAGACTGGGGCGAACAAGCCCAGGTTGATTGGGGGAGAGCCAAGGTCTACATAAATGGTAAGTTAACTGAAGTATCCCTCTTCTGCCTAAGACTTAAAGCAAGTCTAGTCTCCTTTGTATGGGCCTCCCCCACAGAAAAGCTAGAAGGTTTCTTAGAAGGCCATAGAAGGGCTTTTGAATGGCTGGGAGGAATCCCTTGGAATCTTGTCTACGATAACCCTAAGACGGCTGTAACTAAGATCCTAAAGGGACCTTACCGAGAAGAACATAAGCATTTCTCCAGTCTCCGCGCCCACTATCTTTTTGACAGCGAGTTCTGTAATCCCCACAGTGGTAATGAGAAGGGGACGGTGGAGAATCTGGTCAAGTATGTCCGGCAAAATGCCCTAGTACCAGTACCCGAAGTCAACTCATTAGATGAACTCAACAGTATGCTCCTGAACTGGTGCGAAAAACAACGGCAATTGCGTATTAAAGACTGGGAGCAGGAACGTCAAGAACTAAGGCCCTTACCATCAGCCCCGTTTAAATGTTCCAGCACTCATATGATTTCAGTAAGTAAGCTGCTCCTCTTCCAATTCAGCCGTAATTACTATTCTGTCCCCATAGAATATGCCCATAGAAAGTTACGTGTTGAGGCCTTCGTCGACCGATTAGAGATTTACGATTCAACCAAGCTGGTAGCCATCCATGACCGCTGCTACGACCGTGGCGAAAAGATCATGAAACTGGAACACTATCTGCCTATATTAGCTGCTAAGCCCAGGGCCGTAAAAAATGAAAAAACCCTTGCTTAG
- a CDS encoding aspartyl-phosphate phosphatase Spo0E family protein: protein MVNFFIITGYESGQLLCYHYQYLTDPEVVQLSQRLDQLLNKYSGKQG, encoded by the coding sequence GTGGTCAATTTTTTCATTATCACAGGCTATGAAAGTGGTCAACTTTTATGTTATCACTACCAGTATCTCACGGATCCTGAGGTGGTACAACTAAGCCAACGGCTGGATCAATTGTTGAATAAGTATTCGGGAAAGCAGGGCTGA
- a CDS encoding IS91 family transposase has product MGQDNILREIFFDENKHWEKFVNKYEDRIRPVVIKEINKFNRCGQKEAGFTLFACPVCGEMKIVPHTCKGRFCTSCATGYTQEWSRETSKRMYPVPHRHIMFTVDERLWEIFTRHRELLKDLMDLAVKILLEWLKKRGKVKSGAMVGIHTFGARMNFNPHVHILVTEGGFDGAGKWVVKDFIPYVMLRKRWQAAVMEMLKKKLPEQEVKRYKKLFQKIWDDNPEGFVIYGPPNKKGQGSVEAQVGYIGRYMRRPAMALSRIVDYDGENVTFKYFDKTEQKEKQETITVEEFISRIIRHIPDEQFKTIRYYGIYSRRSKRLADKLMEAYLGRQKRRKNGQRGKQRIGWRNKIEEFTGKDPLECMRCKEIMEYKGKVCLKSGILKVVDAVDDFAKKRLKELAGIDEPSKQKKKETRKEKAA; this is encoded by the coding sequence ATGGGCCAGGATAATATCTTAAGAGAGATATTTTTTGATGAGAACAAGCATTGGGAAAAGTTTGTTAATAAATACGAAGACAGAATACGTCCTGTTGTGATAAAGGAAATCAATAAATTTAATCGATGTGGACAAAAAGAAGCAGGATTTACTCTGTTCGCATGTCCGGTATGTGGAGAAATGAAAATAGTTCCTCACACGTGTAAGGGACGTTTTTGTACATCGTGCGCAACCGGATACACCCAAGAATGGAGTCGAGAAACCAGTAAAAGAATGTATCCGGTTCCTCATCGCCACATCATGTTTACAGTGGACGAACGTTTGTGGGAAATATTTACCCGTCATAGAGAACTCTTGAAAGATCTAATGGACCTGGCAGTAAAAATACTATTAGAATGGCTGAAGAAAAGAGGAAAAGTCAAATCCGGCGCCATGGTAGGAATACATACCTTTGGAGCAAGAATGAACTTCAATCCCCATGTACATATCCTAGTAACTGAAGGTGGTTTTGACGGAGCGGGGAAATGGGTTGTTAAAGACTTTATCCCATATGTAATGCTGAGGAAAAGGTGGCAGGCGGCAGTAATGGAGATGTTGAAGAAAAAACTGCCGGAACAAGAAGTTAAACGATATAAGAAGTTGTTTCAAAAGATATGGGATGATAACCCTGAAGGATTTGTAATCTATGGTCCGCCCAATAAAAAAGGACAAGGGTCAGTAGAAGCCCAAGTAGGATATATAGGGCGGTACATGAGAAGACCTGCCATGGCGTTAAGCAGAATTGTAGACTATGACGGGGAAAATGTAACCTTTAAATACTTTGATAAAACAGAGCAAAAAGAAAAACAAGAAACCATCACCGTAGAAGAATTCATATCACGGATAATAAGGCATATACCGGATGAGCAATTTAAAACAATCCGGTATTATGGAATTTACTCCAGAAGGAGTAAAAGATTGGCTGACAAATTAATGGAAGCATACCTGGGAAGGCAGAAAAGAAGGAAAAACGGCCAAAGAGGAAAGCAACGGATAGGCTGGAGAAATAAAATAGAAGAATTCACAGGAAAAGACCCGTTAGAATGTATGAGATGTAAAGAGATAATGGAATACAAGGGGAAAGTGTGTCTAAAATCAGGGATATTGAAAGTTGTTGATGCCGTAGATGACTTTGCTAAAAAAAGACTAAAGGAGTTGGCAGGAATAGATGAGCCCAGTAAGCAGAAAAAGAAAGAAACACGCAAAGAAAAAGCCGCCTAA